One genomic region from Balaenoptera musculus isolate JJ_BM4_2016_0621 chromosome X, mBalMus1.pri.v3, whole genome shotgun sequence encodes:
- the LOC118888901 gene encoding LOW QUALITY PROTEIN: broad substrate specificity ATP-binding cassette transporter ABCG2-like (The sequence of the model RefSeq protein was modified relative to this genomic sequence to represent the inferred CDS: deleted 1 base in 1 codon; substituted 1 base at 1 genomic stop codon) yields the protein CGDKAADSKVGTQFICGVSGGERKRTSIAMELITDPSILFLDEPTTGLDSSTANAVLLLLKRMSKQGQAIIFSIHQPRYSIFKFFDSLTLLASGXLMFHGPAQEALGYFPSTGYHCEPYNNPADFFLDVINGDSCAVVLNREDTDGEAKETEEPSKKDTPLIGKLTEFYANSSFFKETKVELDQLSGGQKKKNISVYKEITYATSFCHQLRWISRRSFKNLLGNPQASVAQIIVTGILGLVIGAIFYLKNDPTGIQNRAGVLFFLTTNQCFSSVSAVELLVVEKKLFIHEYISGYYRVSSYFFGTLLSDLLPMRMLPSIIFTSVTYFLLGLKAQVEAFFIMMFTVMMVAYSASSMALAIVVGQSVVSIATLLTTISFVFMMIFSGLLVNLRTLVPWLSWLQYFSIPRYGFVALQHNEFLGQNFCPGLNVTTNSTYSYAICTGKEFLENQGIDLSPWGLWRNHVALACMIVIFLTVAYLKLLFLKKIFLNFSLIHMVYPTLKRKHLDFSWMSGSGSQLIPSRELCAVVECFRHIPQGPCGRMERTKA from the exons TGTGGGGATAAAGCTGCAGATTCCAAGGTTGGAACTCAGTTTATCTGTGGTGTgtctggaggagaaagaaaaaggactagTATTGCAATGGAGCTTATTACTGATCCATCCATCTTGTTCCTGGATGAGCCCACAACTGGCTTAGATTCAAGCACAGCAAATGCTGTCCTTTTGCTTCTGAAGAGGATGTCTAAACAAGGACAGGCAATCATTTTCTCCATTCATCAGCCTCGTTATTCCATCTTCAAGTTCTTTGATAGCCTTACCTTGTTGGCCTCAGGATGATTAATGTTCCACGGGCCTGCTCAGGAGGCCTTGGGTTACTTTCCATCCACTGGTTACCACTGTGAGCCCTATAATAACCCTGCAGACTTCTTCCTGGACGTCATTAATGGAGACTCCTGTGCCGTGGTGTTAAACAGAGAAGACACAGATGGTGAAGCCAAGGAGACTGAAGAGCCTTCCAAGAAAGATACTCCGCTCATAGGAAAATTAACTGAGTTTTATGCCAACTCCTCCTTCTTCAAGGAAACAAAAGTTGAGTTAGATCAACTCTCAGGGGgtcagaagaagaagaatatttcagtCTACAAGGAGATCACCTATGCCACCTCCTTCTGTCATCAGCTCAGATGGATTTCCAGGCGTTCATTCAAAAACTTACTGGGTAATCCCCAGGCTTCTGTAGCTCAGATAATTGTAACAGGCATCCTGGGACTGGTTATAGGTGCCATTTTCTATCTAAAAAATGATCCTACAGGAATCCAGAACAGAGCCGGGGTGCTCTTCTTCCTGACCACCAACCAGTGTTTCAGCAGTGTGTCAGCCGTGGAGCTCCTGGTGGTCGAGAAGAAGCTCTTCATACATGAATATATCAGTGGATACTACAGAGTGTCATCTTACTTCTTTGGAACACTGTTATCTGATTTACTCCCCATGAGGATGTTACCAAGTATTATATTTACTAGTGTGACATACTTCCTGTTAGGATTGAAAGCACAGGTGGAGGCC TTCTTCATCATGATGTTTACCGTGATGATGGTGGCTTATTCAGCCAGTTCAATGGCACTGGCCATAGTAGTAGGTCAGAGCGTGGTATCCATAGCAACGCTCCTCACGACCATCTCTTTTGTGTTTATGATGATATTTTCAGGGCTGTTGGTAAATCTCAGAACCCTTGTGCCTTGGCTCTCGTGGCTTCAGTACTTCAGCATTCCTCGATATGGCTTTGTGGCTTTGCAGCATAATGAATTTCTCGGACAGAACTTCTGCCCAGGACTCAATGTAACAACAAACAGTACCTATAGCTATGCAATATGTACTGGCAAAGAATTTCTGGAAAACCAGGGCATCGATCTCTCGCCTTGGGGCCTGTGGAGGAATCACGTAGCCTTGGCATGTATGATTGTTATCTTCCTTACAGTTGCCTACCTGAAATtgttattccttaaaaaaattttcctaaatttctctttaattCACATGGTTTACCCCACATTAAAAAGGAAGCATCttgatttca GTTGGATGTCAGGGAGCGGCTCTCAGCTGATCCCCAGCAGAGAGCTGTGTGCAGTGGTGGAGTGCTTCCGCCACATTCCCCAGGGCCCCTGTGGCAGGATGGAGCGGACTAAGGCCTGA